One region of Syntrophobacter fumaroxidans MPOB genomic DNA includes:
- a CDS encoding D-sedoheptulose-7-phosphate isomerase, protein MNTDMRERMKAIAERAFLESIEAKRNLCREGTELLVDMAALLAGAFRENRRLFIFGNGGSAADAQHLAAEFVNRFQLERPPLPALALTVDSSVMTSIGNDFRFDDIFARQLQALAQPGDVAFGISTSGRSPNVVAALRWAREHRVRTIGFCGRARSDMDPHCDLALHVPAALTARIQECHITAGHILCGLVEEMLFGRGTESNP, encoded by the coding sequence ATGAACACAGACATGCGCGAGCGCATGAAAGCCATTGCGGAGCGGGCTTTCCTCGAATCCATCGAAGCCAAGCGGAACCTCTGTCGGGAGGGCACGGAACTCCTCGTGGACATGGCCGCGCTGCTGGCCGGAGCTTTTCGGGAAAACCGCCGCCTGTTCATCTTCGGAAACGGGGGCAGCGCCGCCGACGCCCAGCACCTGGCCGCCGAGTTCGTCAACCGGTTTCAGCTGGAGCGCCCGCCGCTTCCGGCCCTCGCTCTGACCGTGGATTCTTCGGTCATGACGAGCATCGGAAACGACTTCCGGTTCGACGACATTTTTGCCAGGCAGCTCCAGGCTCTGGCTCAACCTGGCGACGTCGCGTTCGGGATCAGCACGAGCGGCCGCTCCCCCAATGTGGTTGCAGCTCTGCGTTGGGCGCGCGAGCACCGCGTCCGGACCATCGGGTTTTGCGGACGGGCCCGATCCGACATGGACCCCCATTGCGATCTGGCGCTCCACGTTCCGGCCGCTCTCACGGCCCGTATTCAGGAATGCCACATCACCGCGGGCCACATCCTTTGCGGACTCGTGGAGGAAATGCTGTTCGGGCGGGGCACGGAGAGCAACCCATGA
- a CDS encoding aminotransferase class IV, with amino-acid sequence MSIRRLSFDEVIDRLLLLKEPFHKDYLAMYSSWYGGIITDPALMMVPVDDHMVHRGDGIFEAFKCVNWKVYGLHRHLARLERSAKASMLDLPMSRIQLEEIVLCTIAAASEPDSLVKLLVSRGPGGLSANPYECPARQVYVIVSRLNLPPEEKYLEGVKLISSNVPIKQEYLANIKSCNYLPNALMKKESEDAGADFAVSIDDRGFLGEGPTENIGIITKKREFLVPRFHRVLRGTTITRVMELAQPMVASGELSDVREADITVEQAHEAAEIIMFGTTFDVLSVVDFDGRQVGEGKPGPIYRVFREILNRDIRECREMLTPVKE; translated from the coding sequence ATGTCAATTCGAAGACTGAGTTTCGATGAGGTGATCGATCGTCTGTTGTTGCTCAAAGAGCCGTTTCACAAGGACTATCTGGCGATGTATTCGAGTTGGTATGGTGGGATCATCACCGATCCGGCATTGATGATGGTCCCCGTGGACGATCACATGGTACACAGGGGAGACGGGATATTCGAGGCATTCAAATGCGTGAACTGGAAAGTGTACGGTCTCCATCGTCACCTGGCAAGGCTGGAGCGGTCCGCCAAGGCATCGATGCTGGACCTGCCGATGAGCAGGATTCAACTGGAGGAGATCGTGCTGTGTACGATTGCTGCGGCCAGTGAACCGGATAGCCTGGTCAAACTGCTCGTGTCCAGAGGTCCCGGCGGTCTGTCGGCCAATCCTTACGAATGTCCGGCCAGGCAGGTCTACGTGATCGTCTCCAGGCTCAACCTTCCACCCGAGGAAAAATACCTTGAGGGGGTAAAGCTCATCTCAAGCAATGTCCCGATCAAGCAGGAGTACCTGGCAAACATAAAGAGCTGCAACTACTTGCCCAACGCTCTCATGAAAAAGGAATCCGAAGACGCCGGCGCGGATTTTGCCGTCTCCATCGACGATCGCGGTTTCCTGGGGGAAGGGCCGACGGAGAACATCGGAATCATCACGAAGAAACGGGAATTCCTGGTGCCGCGGTTTCACCGCGTCCTCAGGGGCACCACCATCACGCGCGTGATGGAGCTGGCCCAGCCGATGGTTGCCTCGGGCGAGTTGAGCGACGTGAGGGAAGCCGACATCACCGTCGAACAAGCCCACGAGGCGGCGGAAATCATCATGTTCGGCACCACCTTCGACGTATTGTCCGTCGTCGACTTCGACGGACGGCAGGTGGGAGAAGGAAAGCCGGGGCCGATCTATCGGGTGTTTCGCGAGATTCTGAACCGGGACATCCGGGAATGTCGCGAGATGCTCACGCCCGTCAAGGAATAA
- a CDS encoding HAD family hydrolase: MNDTFPPRIESMVFDFDGTLAELRLNFGEMKSRIGELAREYVRTAPPDTRIPVLEWIETLAEDLASRDRDSADVLRRRCLALIEEMELEAARGGCLFDFTRGVLGTLRMKRIRVAVITRNCEKAVRMVFPDLEEHCSALLAREHVPRVKPDPDHLLRALRRIGGAAGTALMIGDHPLDIQTGHRAGVLTAGVSSGHTTREELMRSGARWTAPDCRELMAVLEGQGLI, from the coding sequence ATGAACGACACCTTCCCCCCCAGAATCGAATCCATGGTGTTCGATTTTGACGGCACCCTCGCTGAGTTGCGGCTCAATTTCGGTGAAATGAAGAGCCGGATCGGTGAATTGGCACGGGAATACGTCCGGACGGCCCCGCCGGACACTCGGATTCCCGTCCTCGAATGGATCGAAACGCTTGCCGAGGACCTCGCCTCGAGGGATCGCGACTCGGCGGACGTGCTCAGGCGGAGGTGCCTCGCACTCATCGAGGAGATGGAGCTCGAGGCTGCCCGCGGAGGATGCCTATTCGATTTCACGCGCGGGGTTCTCGGTACCCTGCGGATGAAGCGCATCCGCGTGGCCGTGATCACGAGAAACTGCGAAAAAGCGGTGCGCATGGTGTTTCCCGACCTCGAGGAGCACTGCTCGGCTCTTCTGGCCCGCGAACACGTTCCGCGGGTGAAGCCCGATCCCGACCATCTGCTGCGTGCCCTCCGCAGAATCGGTGGAGCCGCCGGGACCGCGCTCATGATCGGTGACCATCCTCTGGATATCCAGACCGGCCACAGAGCCGGGGTCCTTACGGCGGGCGTGTCCAGCGGCCACACCACACGGGAGGAGTTGATGCGCAGCGGCGCCCGCTGGACGGCTCCGGACTGCCGGGAGCTCATGGCGGTCCTCGAAGGGCAGGGACTGATCTGA